A region of Zeugodacus cucurbitae isolate PBARC_wt_2022May chromosome 5, idZeuCucr1.2, whole genome shotgun sequence DNA encodes the following proteins:
- the LOC105209049 gene encoding NFU1 iron-sulfur cluster scaffold homolog, mitochondrial: protein MSRLILRSFRNSVESFRSNNRLFNICMHQSRNLTSLQHYGAISTNKALLDNRFSLPLNQYRRNMFIQTQDTPNPDSLKFLPGTDVLGKGNTYDFPSVSAAYCSPLAKLLFRIEGVRGVFFGADFITVSKEEETDWAIIKPEVFAVIMDFFASGLPILNEAKPNSDTQIDDDDDDVVMMIKELLDSRIRPTVQEDGGDIIYMGYEDGVVKLKMQGSCSSCPSSIVTLKNGVQNMLQFYIPEVVSVEQVSDKVDKLAEKEFEKFESKIKLKEASPANETKA from the exons atgtccCGTTTGATTTTACGTTCATTTCGTAATTCTGTGGAAAGTTTCCGCAGTAACAATCGCTTATTTAACAT ttGCATGCATCAATCGCGAAACTTGACATCGTTACAACATTATGGAGCAATTTCTACAAATAAGGCGTTGTTGGATAATAGATTTTCGCTTCCTCTTAATCAATACCGCCGCAATATGTTTATACAAACACAGGACACTCCTAACCCCGACAGTCTAAAATTTCTACCCGGCACAGATGTACTCGGAAAAGGCAATACATATGACTTTCCAAGTGTGTCTGCAGCATATTGTAGCCCGTTAG CAAAACTACTCTTTCGAATTGAGGGGGTGCGTGGCGTGTTCTTCGGTGCAGATTTCATAACAGTAtccaaagaagaagaaactgaTTGGGCCATTATTAAGCCAGAAGTCTTTGCTGTCATAATGGACTTTTTCGCCAGTGGTCTGCCAATACTGAACGAAGCTAAACCAAATTCAGACACACAAATcgatgatgacgacgacgatGTGGTTATGATGATTAAAGAACTTCTTGACAGCCGCATCAGACCTACTGTGCAAGAAGATGGTGGTGATATCATATACATGGGTTATGAAGATGGTGTCGTTAAGTTAAAGATGCAAGGTTCATGTTCTTCCTGTCCAAGCTCTATTGTTACACTCAAAAATGGCGTACAGAATATGTTGCAATTCTACATACCAGAAGTAGTGTCTGTTGAACAGGTTTCTGATAAAGTGGACAAATTAGCAGAAaaggaatttgaaaaattcgaaaGTAAAATCAAGTTGAAAGAAGCTTCACCAGCTAATGAGACCAAAgcttaa